From the genome of Variovorax sp. RA8, one region includes:
- a CDS encoding LysR family transcriptional regulator has product MTNYTHWFIRARLKTRQLLLLVALAEEGNIHRAAQVLNMTQPAASKLLKDLEDVLEVPLFERLPRGMRPTWYGESMIRHARMALASLNEAHDELVALKAGRFGQVSVGTITAPGLTLMPPAIALVKRDQPNLRVALEIETSRVLMERFEQGKLDILVARLSAEHDKAKLHYEPLTEEPVSALVRTGHPLLGMTGLTLRDLVSAGWIVPPAGSVLRHRFELMFREEGLAPPMNVIESSALLFITRMLQQSDMLAVLATDVARYYAAHGLGAILPVAVPCHMDAFGIITHTDRLLSPAAKVMMRALKAASLAVYGRQLEVEG; this is encoded by the coding sequence ATGACGAACTACACGCACTGGTTCATCCGCGCGCGCCTCAAGACGCGACAGCTGCTGCTGCTGGTCGCGCTGGCCGAGGAAGGCAACATTCACCGCGCCGCGCAGGTGCTGAACATGACGCAGCCAGCCGCGTCGAAGCTGCTCAAGGACCTGGAGGACGTGCTGGAGGTGCCGCTTTTCGAGCGGCTGCCGCGCGGCATGCGGCCCACCTGGTACGGCGAGAGCATGATCCGCCACGCCCGCATGGCGCTGGCCAGCCTCAACGAGGCGCACGACGAGCTCGTGGCGCTCAAGGCCGGGCGCTTCGGCCAGGTGAGCGTGGGCACGATCACCGCGCCGGGCCTGACCCTGATGCCGCCGGCGATCGCGCTGGTGAAGCGCGACCAGCCCAACTTGCGCGTCGCCCTCGAGATCGAGACCAGCCGGGTGCTGATGGAGCGCTTCGAGCAGGGCAAGCTCGACATCCTGGTGGCGCGGCTGTCGGCCGAGCACGACAAGGCCAAGCTGCACTACGAGCCGCTGACCGAAGAGCCGGTGTCGGCGCTGGTGCGGACCGGCCATCCGCTGCTGGGGATGACCGGCCTCACGCTGCGCGACCTGGTGAGCGCCGGCTGGATCGTGCCGCCGGCGGGCAGCGTGCTGCGGCACCGCTTCGAGCTGATGTTCAGGGAGGAAGGGCTCGCGCCGCCGATGAACGTGATCGAGAGCTCGGCGCTGCTCTTCATCACCCGCATGCTGCAGCAGTCGGACATGCTCGCGGTGCTGGCGACCGACGTGGCGCGCTACTACGCGGCGCACGGCCTGGGCGCGATCTTGCCGGTGGCGGTGCCCTGCCACATGGACGCCTTCGGCATCATCACCCACACCGACCGCCTGCTCTCACCGGCCGCGAAGGTGATGATGCGCGCGCTCAAGGCCGCCAGCCTGGCGGTCTATGGGCGACAGCTGGAGGTCGAAGGCTGA
- a CDS encoding aldehyde dehydrogenase family protein produces MKRSPEVQLSARHYINGRWETGVTSGQSTNPSDLRETVAEYARADRSQTELAVRAAADASRAWGMTTPQRRADALDQIGSEILARRDELGLLLAREEGKTLPEAVAEAARAGQIFKFFAGEALRVSGESVASLRPGVHVDVTREPVGVAGLITPWNFPLAIPAWKIAPALACGNAVVFKPSELVPACGWALAEIISRAALPAGTFNLVMGSGREVGQALVEHPLVDAISFTGSAATGERVLQAAAARRAKVQLEMGGKNPLVVLADADLELAVDCAVQGAYFSTGQRCTASSRLIVEAPVHDAFVARLKQRIVALKVGHALEPGVDIGPVADRAQLEQNMAAIASAREEGAEHVWGGELLQRPSEGHYMSPALFLARPTHRIAREEVFGPVACVLRADDAEHALVLANDTPFGLCAGICTNSLRHAMHFRRHARVGMTMVNLPTAGVDYHVPFGGRKASSYGAREQGRHAAEFYTTVKTGYMHA; encoded by the coding sequence TTGAAGCGCAGCCCCGAGGTCCAGCTCAGTGCCCGCCATTACATCAATGGCCGCTGGGAGACTGGCGTGACCAGCGGGCAGAGCACCAACCCCTCGGACCTGCGCGAGACGGTGGCCGAGTACGCGCGCGCCGACCGCAGCCAGACCGAGCTGGCCGTGCGGGCCGCGGCCGACGCCTCCCGCGCCTGGGGCATGACCACGCCGCAGCGCCGCGCCGACGCGCTCGACCAGATCGGCAGCGAGATCCTTGCGCGCAGGGACGAGCTGGGCCTGCTGCTGGCACGCGAGGAAGGCAAGACGCTGCCGGAGGCTGTGGCCGAGGCCGCGCGCGCCGGGCAGATCTTCAAGTTCTTCGCGGGCGAGGCCCTGCGCGTGAGCGGCGAGAGCGTCGCCTCGCTGCGGCCCGGCGTGCACGTCGACGTCACGCGCGAGCCGGTGGGCGTGGCGGGCCTGATCACGCCCTGGAATTTCCCGCTCGCCATTCCCGCCTGGAAGATCGCGCCGGCGCTGGCTTGCGGCAATGCGGTGGTGTTCAAGCCTTCCGAGCTGGTGCCCGCCTGCGGCTGGGCGCTGGCCGAGATCATCAGCCGCGCCGCGCTGCCGGCGGGCACCTTCAACCTGGTGATGGGCAGCGGCCGCGAGGTCGGCCAGGCGCTGGTCGAGCATCCGCTGGTCGATGCGATCAGCTTCACCGGCTCGGCCGCCACCGGCGAGCGCGTGCTGCAGGCTGCCGCCGCGCGGCGCGCCAAGGTGCAGCTCGAGATGGGCGGCAAGAACCCGCTGGTGGTGCTGGCCGATGCCGACCTGGAACTGGCCGTCGACTGCGCGGTGCAGGGTGCGTACTTCTCCACCGGCCAGCGCTGCACGGCCTCGAGCCGCCTCATCGTCGAGGCGCCGGTGCACGACGCCTTCGTTGCACGGCTCAAGCAGCGCATCGTCGCGTTGAAGGTCGGCCATGCGCTGGAGCCGGGCGTGGACATCGGCCCGGTGGCCGATCGCGCGCAGCTCGAGCAGAACATGGCTGCCATCGCGAGCGCGCGCGAGGAGGGGGCCGAGCACGTCTGGGGCGGCGAGCTGCTGCAGCGGCCGAGCGAAGGCCACTACATGAGCCCCGCGCTGTTCCTCGCCCGGCCCACGCACCGGATCGCGCGCGAGGAGGTCTTCGGCCCGGTGGCCTGCGTGCTGCGGGCCGACGATGCCGAGCATGCCCTCGTGCTGGCCAACGACACGCCCTTCGGCCTGTGCGCCGGCATCTGCACCAACTCGCTGCGCCATGCGATGCACTTCCGCCGCCATGCGCGCGTCGGCATGACCATGGTCAACCTGCCGACGGCCGGCGTCGACTACCACGTGCCCTTCGGCGGGCGCAAGGCGTCGAGCTACGGCGCAAGGGAGCAGGGGCGCCACGCCGCCGAGTTCTACACCACGGTGAAGACCGGCTACATGCACGCTTGA
- a CDS encoding ABC transporter substrate-binding protein: MKLTRRTLTSAIAAASLAALLPATALAQKKIVLGFSQVGAESEWRTANTESIKSAAKEAGIELKFSDAQQKQENQIKAIRSFIAQKVDVIAFSPVVESGWETVLREAKAANIPVVLTDRSVNSKDDSLYVSFMGSDFVEEGRKAGRWLVEKMKDQKGEVNIVELQGTVGSAPAIDRKKGFEEIIKADPKFKIIRSQTGDFTRAKGKEVMEAFLKADGKKINVLYAHNDDMAIGAIQAIEEAGLKPAKDITIISIDAVKGAFEAMMAGKLNVSVECSPLLGPQLMAAVKDIKAGKPLPKRIVTEETIFPMEVAAKEFPKRKY, translated from the coding sequence ATGAAACTGACCCGCCGTACATTGACCTCCGCCATCGCCGCCGCCTCCCTGGCCGCGCTCCTGCCGGCCACCGCGCTGGCGCAGAAGAAGATCGTCCTGGGTTTCAGCCAGGTCGGCGCCGAAAGCGAATGGCGCACCGCCAACACCGAGTCGATCAAGTCGGCCGCGAAGGAGGCCGGCATCGAGCTCAAGTTCTCCGATGCGCAGCAGAAGCAGGAGAACCAGATCAAGGCCATCCGCTCCTTCATCGCGCAGAAGGTGGACGTGATCGCGTTCTCGCCGGTGGTCGAATCGGGCTGGGAAACGGTGCTGCGCGAGGCCAAGGCCGCCAACATCCCGGTGGTGCTGACCGACCGCTCCGTCAACTCCAAGGACGACTCGCTCTATGTGAGCTTCATGGGTTCCGACTTCGTCGAGGAAGGGCGCAAGGCCGGGCGCTGGCTGGTGGAGAAGATGAAGGACCAGAAGGGCGAGGTCAACATCGTCGAGCTGCAGGGCACCGTGGGCTCTGCGCCGGCGATCGACCGCAAGAAGGGCTTCGAGGAAATCATCAAGGCCGACCCGAAGTTCAAGATCATCCGCTCGCAGACCGGCGACTTCACGCGCGCCAAGGGCAAGGAGGTGATGGAGGCCTTCCTCAAGGCCGACGGCAAGAAGATCAATGTGCTCTACGCGCACAACGACGACATGGCCATCGGCGCGATCCAGGCGATCGAGGAGGCGGGGCTGAAGCCGGCCAAGGACATCACCATCATCTCCATCGACGCGGTGAAGGGCGCCTTCGAGGCCATGATGGCCGGCAAGCTAAATGTCTCGGTCGAGTGCAGCCCGCTCCTGGGCCCGCAACTGATGGCCGCCGTGAAGGACATCAAGGCCGGCAAGCCGCTGCCCAAGCGGATCGTGACGGAGGAGACGATCTTCCCGATGGAAGTCGCCGCGAAGGAATTCCCGAAGCGCAAGTATTGA
- the chvE gene encoding multiple monosaccharide ABC transporter substrate-binding protein, which translates to MKRSFLKSALAAAALAIAGSAGIPSLAQAQDKGPIAISMPTKSSARWISDGSNMVKYFKEKGYKTDLQYADDDIPNQLAQIENMVTKGSKVLVIAAIDGSTLSDVLQKAADKGVKVIAYDRLIKGSKNVDYYATFDNFQVGVLQAQSIEKALDLKSGKGPFNIELFGGSPDDNNAFFFYNGAMSVLDPYIKSGKLVVRSKQMGMDKVGTLRWDGAVAQSRMDNLLSAYYTKERVDAVLSPYDGLSIGILSSLKGVGYGTPQQPMPVVSGQDAEVPSVKSILRKEQTSTVFKDTRELAKVTVAMVDAMLAGKTPEVNDTKTYNNGVKVVPSYLLKPVSVDASNWKPVLVDSGYYKESQVK; encoded by the coding sequence ATGAAACGCAGCTTCCTCAAGTCCGCGCTCGCCGCGGCCGCCCTCGCCATCGCCGGCTCGGCCGGCATTCCCTCGCTCGCCCAGGCCCAGGACAAGGGCCCGATCGCGATCTCGATGCCGACCAAGTCCTCGGCCCGCTGGATCTCCGACGGGTCGAACATGGTCAAGTACTTCAAGGAGAAGGGCTACAAGACCGACCTGCAATATGCCGACGACGACATCCCGAACCAGCTCGCGCAGATCGAGAACATGGTGACCAAGGGGTCGAAGGTGCTCGTGATCGCGGCCATCGACGGCAGCACGCTTTCGGACGTGCTGCAGAAGGCGGCCGACAAGGGCGTGAAGGTCATCGCCTACGACCGGCTCATCAAGGGCTCGAAGAACGTCGACTACTACGCGACCTTCGACAACTTCCAGGTCGGCGTGCTGCAGGCGCAGTCGATCGAGAAGGCGCTCGACCTGAAGTCCGGCAAGGGGCCCTTCAACATCGAGCTCTTCGGCGGCTCGCCCGACGACAACAACGCCTTCTTCTTCTACAACGGCGCCATGTCGGTGCTGGACCCGTACATCAAGAGCGGCAAGCTGGTGGTGCGCAGCAAGCAGATGGGGATGGACAAGGTCGGCACGCTGCGCTGGGACGGCGCGGTCGCGCAGTCGCGCATGGACAACCTGCTGTCGGCCTACTACACCAAGGAGCGCGTGGACGCGGTGCTCTCGCCTTATGACGGGCTGTCGATCGGCATCCTCTCGTCGCTCAAGGGCGTAGGCTACGGCACGCCGCAGCAGCCGATGCCGGTGGTGTCGGGGCAGGATGCGGAAGTGCCTTCGGTCAAGTCGATCCTGCGCAAGGAGCAGACCTCGACCGTGTTCAAGGACACGCGCGAGCTGGCCAAGGTCACGGTCGCGATGGTCGACGCCATGCTGGCCGGCAAGACCCCGGAAGTGAACGACACCAAGACCTACAACAACGGCGTGAAGGTGGTGCCTTCCTACCTGCTGAAGCCGGTGAGCGTGGACGCCTCGAACTGGAAGCCGGTGCTGGTCGACAGCGGCTACTACAAGGAAAGCCAGGTCAAGTGA
- the mmsA gene encoding multiple monosaccharide ABC transporter ATP-binding protein: protein MRGITKTFPGVNALDKVNLAVRPAEIHAVVGENGAGKSTLMKVLSGVYPCDSYSGDIHFDGQPRRFRGIADSEALGIIIIHQELALVPLLSIAENIFLGNETARGGIIDWSEAWRRTRELLAKVGLNERPTTLVSDLGVGKQQLVEIAKALSKRVRLLILDEPTASLNESDSEALLALLLELKAQGIASILISHKLNEIAKVADAITVLRDGSTVETIDCRREPISEDRIIRGMVGRDMAHRYPQRTPRVGERMFEVRDWRVHHALHADREQIKGVNLHVCRGEIVGIAGLMGAGRTEFAMSVFGRSYGQRISGTVRMHGEEVDVDTVRKAIDHGIAYVTEDRKGAGLVLEEDIRTNISLANLEAVSSAMVIDEGREYKVANDYRKALRIRSADVYQQVVNLSGGNQQKVVLGKWLFAKPQLLILDEPTRGIDVGAKYEIYSLIDQLASEGKGILMISSEMPELLGMCDRIYVMNEGRFVAEYPVAEASQERIMRAIVNSGGGVHGQ from the coding sequence ATGCGCGGCATCACCAAGACCTTCCCCGGCGTGAACGCGCTGGACAAGGTCAACCTCGCCGTGCGCCCGGCCGAGATCCACGCGGTCGTGGGCGAGAACGGCGCCGGCAAGTCCACGCTGATGAAGGTGCTCAGCGGCGTCTACCCCTGCGACTCCTACAGCGGCGATATCCACTTCGACGGCCAGCCGCGCCGCTTCCGCGGCATCGCCGACAGCGAGGCACTCGGCATCATCATCATCCACCAGGAGCTCGCGCTGGTGCCGCTGTTGTCGATCGCCGAGAACATCTTCCTCGGCAACGAGACCGCGCGGGGCGGCATCATCGACTGGAGCGAGGCCTGGCGCCGCACGCGCGAGCTGCTGGCCAAGGTGGGCCTGAACGAGCGGCCGACCACGCTGGTCTCGGACCTGGGCGTGGGCAAGCAGCAGCTGGTCGAGATCGCGAAGGCGCTGTCCAAGCGGGTGCGGCTGCTGATCCTCGACGAGCCGACCGCCAGCCTGAACGAGAGCGACAGCGAAGCGCTGCTGGCCCTGTTGCTGGAGCTCAAGGCGCAGGGCATTGCCTCGATCCTGATCTCGCACAAGCTTAACGAGATCGCCAAGGTGGCCGATGCAATCACCGTGCTGCGCGACGGCAGCACGGTCGAGACCATCGACTGCCGGCGCGAGCCGATCAGCGAGGACCGCATCATCCGGGGCATGGTCGGGCGCGACATGGCGCACCGCTATCCGCAGCGCACGCCGCGCGTCGGCGAGCGCATGTTCGAGGTGCGCGACTGGCGGGTGCACCACGCGCTGCACGCCGACCGCGAGCAGATCAAGGGCGTGAACCTGCACGTGTGCCGCGGCGAGATCGTCGGCATCGCGGGCCTGATGGGCGCCGGGCGCACCGAATTCGCGATGAGCGTGTTCGGCCGCTCCTACGGCCAGCGCATCAGCGGCACGGTGCGCATGCACGGCGAGGAGGTCGACGTCGACACCGTCCGCAAGGCCATCGACCACGGCATCGCCTACGTGACCGAGGACCGCAAGGGCGCCGGCCTGGTGCTGGAGGAAGACATCCGCACCAACATCAGCCTCGCGAACCTCGAGGCCGTGTCGAGCGCCATGGTGATCGACGAAGGGCGCGAGTACAAGGTGGCGAACGACTACCGCAAGGCGCTGCGCATCCGCAGCGCCGATGTCTACCAGCAGGTGGTGAACCTCTCGGGCGGCAACCAGCAGAAGGTGGTGCTGGGCAAGTGGCTCTTCGCCAAGCCGCAGCTGCTGATCCTCGACGAGCCGACGCGCGGCATCGACGTAGGCGCCAAGTACGAGATCTACAGCCTCATCGACCAGCTCGCGAGCGAGGGCAAGGGCATCCTGATGATCTCCTCGGAAATGCCGGAGCTACTCGGGATGTGCGACCGGATCTATGTGATGAACGAAGGACGCTTCGTCGCCGAATATCCGGTGGCCGAGGCGTCGCAGGAGCGCATCATGCGCGCGATCGTGAACTCGGGAGGTGGCGTCCATGGCCAATGA
- the mmsB gene encoding multiple monosaccharide ABC transporter permease, protein MEGVAGKAAMHPGFLKSNLREYGMLISLVAIMVLFQVLTDGTLLQPLNLTNLVLQNSYIVIMALGMLLVIVAGHIDLSVGSVCGFVGALAAVLMVEYEWHFVPTFLACLIAGGAIGAAQGWFVAYFRIPSFIVTLAGMLVFKGLTLALLAGQSVGPFPVAFQRLSSGFIPEALATDGLRLTSLLLGALAAVALVFFKLRARARLARQGMEAEPFAFFLLKNALFAAIILFFSWLLASYKGLPNVLIVMAVLIVAYDFVTTRTTVGRRIYALGGNEKAARLSGIKTQRLAFLAFVNMGVLAALAGLVFAARLNTATPKAGLGFELDVIAACFIGGASASGGVGKVMGAVIGAFVMGVMNNGMSILGIGIDYQQVIKGLVLLAAVFVDVYNKNK, encoded by the coding sequence ATGGAGGGCGTGGCCGGGAAGGCCGCCATGCACCCCGGTTTCCTGAAGAGCAACCTGCGCGAGTACGGCATGCTGATCTCGCTGGTCGCGATCATGGTGCTGTTCCAGGTGCTGACCGACGGCACCCTGCTGCAGCCGCTCAACCTCACCAACCTGGTGCTGCAGAACAGCTACATCGTCATCATGGCGCTGGGCATGCTGCTGGTGATCGTCGCCGGCCACATCGACCTGTCGGTGGGCTCGGTGTGCGGCTTCGTCGGCGCGCTGGCCGCGGTGCTGATGGTGGAGTACGAGTGGCATTTCGTACCCACCTTCCTCGCCTGCCTGATCGCCGGCGGCGCGATCGGCGCCGCGCAAGGCTGGTTCGTGGCGTACTTCCGCATCCCTTCCTTCATCGTCACGCTGGCGGGCATGCTGGTGTTCAAGGGGCTGACGCTGGCGCTGCTGGCGGGGCAGTCGGTCGGGCCCTTTCCGGTCGCCTTCCAGCGCCTGAGCTCGGGCTTCATTCCCGAGGCCCTGGCCACCGACGGCCTGCGCCTGACCTCGCTGCTTCTCGGCGCGCTGGCTGCAGTGGCGCTGGTGTTCTTCAAGCTGCGCGCACGCGCCCGGCTGGCGCGCCAAGGCATGGAGGCGGAGCCCTTCGCCTTCTTCCTGCTGAAGAACGCGCTGTTCGCGGCCATCATCCTGTTCTTCAGCTGGCTGCTTGCCTCGTACAAGGGGCTGCCCAACGTGCTGATCGTGATGGCGGTGCTGATCGTGGCCTACGACTTCGTGACCACGCGGACCACCGTCGGGCGGCGCATCTATGCGCTGGGCGGCAACGAGAAGGCGGCGCGGCTCTCGGGCATCAAGACGCAGCGGCTGGCCTTCCTGGCCTTCGTCAACATGGGCGTGCTGGCCGCGCTGGCGGGGCTGGTGTTCGCGGCGCGCCTGAACACCGCCACACCCAAGGCCGGGCTGGGCTTCGAGCTGGACGTGATCGCGGCCTGCTTCATCGGCGGCGCATCGGCATCCGGCGGCGTGGGCAAGGTGATGGGCGCGGTGATCGGCGCCTTCGTGATGGGCGTGATGAACAACGGCATGTCGATCCTCGGCATCGGCATCGACTACCAGCAGGTCATCAAGGGCCTGGTGCTGCTGGCGGCGGTGTTCGTCGACGTGTACAACAAGAACAAGTGA
- a CDS encoding sugar ABC transporter ATP-binding protein: protein MSAEMQPVLELSGIHKQFAGVSALRDVQLRLYAGEIHALMGQNGAGKSTLIKVLTGALPSGGGTMRLDGQPIRPASPLEAQKLGISTVYQEVNLCPNLSVAENVFAGRYPRRGAIEGFRIDWSAVHRRARELLARIGLEIDVGRLLSSYPVAVQQMVAIARALGLSSKVLILDEPTSSLDEDEVRKLFDVLRRLRGEGLCVVFVTHFLNQVYEVSDRITVLRNGAWVGEWRASELGPQALIAAMLGRELAAQSARAAALPVVAVDTPAMLEAQGLGQSGLLQPVDLRIRAGEIVGLAGLLGAGRTELARLLFGLEAPDRGQLRIDGEVVRFASPADAVRRGLALCPEERKTDGIVAELSVRENIALALQARMGTRRFLSRAEQTALAERYVAALDIKTASVETPIGLLSGGNQQKAMIARWLATEPRLLILDEPTRGIDVGAKQEIMDQILRLAQAGMAVLFISSEMSEVVRVAHRIVVLRDRRKVGELPAGSSEDEVCELIAATS, encoded by the coding sequence ATGAGCGCAGAGATGCAGCCGGTCCTGGAGCTCTCGGGCATCCACAAGCAGTTCGCCGGCGTCAGCGCGCTGCGCGACGTGCAGCTGCGGCTGTATGCGGGCGAGATCCATGCGTTGATGGGCCAGAACGGCGCGGGCAAGTCCACGCTGATCAAGGTGCTCACCGGCGCGCTTCCCTCGGGCGGCGGCACCATGCGGCTGGACGGCCAGCCGATCCGGCCCGCCTCGCCGCTCGAGGCGCAGAAGCTGGGCATCAGCACCGTCTACCAGGAGGTCAATCTCTGTCCCAACCTCTCGGTGGCCGAGAACGTGTTCGCAGGCCGCTACCCGCGGCGCGGCGCGATCGAGGGCTTTCGCATCGACTGGTCGGCCGTGCATCGGCGTGCGCGCGAGCTGCTGGCCCGCATCGGGTTGGAGATCGACGTCGGGCGGCTGCTGTCGAGCTACCCGGTCGCTGTGCAGCAGATGGTCGCGATCGCACGCGCACTCGGCCTGTCCTCCAAGGTGCTGATCCTGGACGAGCCGACCTCCAGCCTGGACGAGGACGAGGTTCGCAAGCTTTTCGACGTGTTGCGCCGGCTGCGCGGCGAGGGCTTGTGCGTCGTGTTCGTCACTCACTTCCTGAACCAGGTGTACGAGGTGTCGGACCGCATCACCGTCCTGCGCAACGGCGCATGGGTGGGCGAATGGCGTGCGAGCGAGCTGGGGCCGCAGGCGCTGATTGCCGCGATGCTCGGGCGCGAGCTGGCCGCGCAGTCGGCGCGGGCGGCCGCGCTGCCCGTGGTCGCCGTCGACACACCCGCGATGCTGGAAGCGCAGGGGCTTGGCCAGTCGGGGCTGCTGCAGCCGGTGGACCTGCGCATTCGCGCCGGCGAGATCGTCGGGCTCGCCGGCCTGCTGGGCGCCGGGCGAACGGAGCTGGCGCGCCTGCTCTTCGGCCTGGAGGCGCCCGATCGCGGGCAGCTTCGCATCGACGGCGAGGTGGTGCGCTTCGCCAGTCCGGCCGACGCGGTCCGCCGCGGCCTTGCGCTTTGCCCCGAGGAGCGCAAGACCGACGGCATCGTGGCCGAGCTGTCCGTGCGCGAGAACATCGCGCTGGCGCTGCAGGCGAGGATGGGCACGCGCCGCTTCCTCTCGCGCGCGGAGCAGACCGCGCTGGCCGAGCGCTACGTAGCCGCGCTCGACATCAAGACGGCGAGCGTGGAGACGCCGATCGGCCTGCTCTCCGGCGGCAACCAGCAGAAGGCCATGATCGCGCGCTGGCTCGCCACCGAGCCGCGGCTGCTGATCCTCGACGAACCGACGCGCGGCATCGACGTCGGCGCCAAGCAGGAAATCATGGACCAGATCCTGCGGCTCGCGCAGGCCGGCATGGCGGTGCTCTTCATCTCGTCGGAGATGAGCGAGGTGGTGCGCGTGGCGCACCGCATCGTGGTGCTGCGGGACCGCCGGAAGGTGGGCGAGCTGCCGGCCGGCAGCAGTGAAGACGAAGTATGCGAACTGATCGCGGCCACATCATGA
- a CDS encoding ABC transporter permease produces MSTAPSSGFVATALRHRLAWPLLALVLLLALNAAFNPGFLHLEWRDGHLYGSLIDILNRAAPLVLVSLGMTLVIATRGIDISVGAVVAIAAALAAWMIGGSVSGNVSRFPMPVAIASAIGVALVCGLWNGLLVARVGMQPIIATLILMVAGRGIAQLITGGQIITIYYQPFFFLGSGYLLGLPFALFVVALVFIALYLALTRTALGLFIQAVGINPTAARVAGVQARRLVVGAYAFCGACAGVAGLLISSNVKSADGNNAGQLLELDAILAVTLGGTALTGGRFSLVGSVIGALIIQTLTYAIYSLGVPPEINLVVKAVVVFAVMLLQSPEFRAAVGSLARRPSLEGADR; encoded by the coding sequence ATGAGCACCGCTCCCTCCTCCGGCTTTGTCGCCACCGCCTTGCGCCACCGGCTTGCCTGGCCGCTGCTCGCGCTGGTGCTGCTGCTCGCCCTCAACGCGGCATTCAACCCCGGCTTCCTGCATCTCGAGTGGCGCGACGGGCATCTCTACGGCAGCCTGATCGACATCCTGAACCGCGCGGCGCCGCTGGTGCTCGTCTCGCTGGGCATGACGCTGGTGATCGCGACGCGCGGCATCGACATCTCGGTGGGCGCGGTGGTCGCCATCGCGGCGGCGCTCGCGGCCTGGATGATCGGCGGCTCGGTCTCGGGCAACGTCAGCCGCTTCCCGATGCCGGTGGCCATCGCCTCGGCCATCGGCGTTGCCCTGGTCTGCGGGCTGTGGAACGGCCTGCTGGTCGCACGCGTGGGCATGCAGCCCATCATCGCCACGTTGATCCTGATGGTGGCGGGCCGCGGCATCGCGCAGCTCATCACCGGCGGGCAGATCATCACCATCTACTACCAGCCCTTCTTCTTCCTGGGCAGTGGCTACCTGCTGGGCCTGCCGTTCGCGCTCTTCGTCGTGGCGCTCGTCTTCATCGCGCTCTACCTTGCGCTCACGCGCACCGCGCTTGGACTGTTCATCCAGGCGGTGGGCATCAACCCGACGGCGGCACGCGTGGCCGGCGTGCAGGCGCGCCGGCTGGTGGTGGGCGCCTACGCTTTCTGCGGCGCCTGCGCCGGCGTGGCGGGGCTGCTGATCAGCTCGAACGTGAAGAGCGCGGACGGCAACAACGCCGGCCAGCTGCTCGAGCTCGACGCCATCCTGGCCGTCACGCTCGGCGGTACCGCGCTCACCGGCGGGCGCTTCAGCCTGGTGGGCAGCGTGATCGGCGCGCTCATCATCCAGACATTGACCTACGCCATCTACTCGCTGGGCGTGCCGCCCGAGATCAACCTGGTGGTGAAGGCGGTGGTGGTGTTCGCGGTGATGCTGCTGCAGTCTCCGGAGTTCCGTGCCGCCGTCGGCAGCCTGGCGCGGCGGCCGTCACTCGAAGGAGCGGATCGATGA